Proteins from a genomic interval of Acetobacterium woodii DSM 1030:
- a CDS encoding DUF4386 domain-containing protein: MRENKRNNRYYEIIAGTMYLICMITSIGGGLLLDKIIGKENLLQSLENNFSTLVIATILELINALGVLAIVISFYMLLRRMKPAMSKGYLFFKSLEGILCIGVSLLPILTFLYTNNLNQSVNQQNELLVHLLSYRTIFWAYVYPVVFISGGILLYSMLYMTRFLPRYIAIWGLLSLIGVFFAMFVPEIKMVPGIFIITNEIYLGFYLLFRKRSVNTIRL; encoded by the coding sequence ATGAGGGAGAATAAAAGAAACAATCGTTATTATGAAATTATTGCGGGAACGATGTATTTGATTTGTATGATTACCAGTATCGGAGGAGGGTTACTTCTCGACAAAATCATCGGAAAAGAAAACCTTTTGCAATCATTAGAAAACAATTTCAGTACGCTTGTTATTGCGACAATATTAGAATTAATCAATGCTTTGGGTGTTTTAGCGATTGTGATAAGTTTTTATATGCTATTAAGAAGGATGAAACCAGCCATGTCAAAAGGGTATCTCTTTTTTAAAAGTCTCGAAGGAATTTTGTGTATTGGAGTCTCATTGCTGCCAATACTAACTTTCCTGTATACAAACAATTTAAATCAAAGTGTCAATCAGCAAAATGAGTTATTGGTGCATTTATTATCTTACCGAACCATCTTTTGGGCGTATGTATATCCCGTCGTCTTTATATCAGGGGGCATTTTATTATATTCCATGCTATATATGACAAGATTTTTACCAAGATACATTGCCATATGGGGATTGCTTTCTTTGATTGGAGTCTTCTTCGCGATGTTTGTTCCTGAGATAAAAATGGTCCCAGGTATATTTATTATTACAAACGAAATCTATCTTGGTTTTTATCTATTATTTAGGAAGCGCTCTGTAAATACTATCCGTCTGTGA
- a CDS encoding GyrI-like domain-containing protein → MLTIHISKLYAKFENNGYDSILKQLPICGKGYYGLEWYTEGHKSFFYLLGRAVGEKTVAPEGAEIKYIPSAKYLVAEIPSGTNLVDAWTEFFYKVIPNLGYEVDEQHGFYFEYYLHDISGEYELWVPIK, encoded by the coding sequence GTGTTGACAATCCATATTTCAAAACTATATGCGAAGTTTGAAAACAATGGATATGATAGTATATTGAAACAATTACCGATTTGTGGAAAAGGTTACTATGGTCTTGAATGGTACACAGAGGGACATAAAAGTTTTTTCTATCTTCTTGGTAGAGCGGTCGGAGAAAAGACCGTTGCTCCAGAAGGTGCTGAAATAAAATATATTCCGTCAGCAAAATATCTTGTTGCAGAAATTCCTTCCGGAACAAATCTAGTAGATGCATGGACAGAATTTTTTTATAAAGTTATTCCAAATTTAGGATACGAGGTTGATGAGCAACATGGTTTTTATTTTGAATATTATTTGCATGATATATCGGGTGAATATGAACTTTGGGTGCCCATTAAATAG
- a CDS encoding flavodoxin family protein, translating to MSKIVVLIGSPRKNGNTAILANSFIDGVDKQKNSVEVISVIGKKVNGCIGCDFCYKDSEHNCVQKDDMQEIYENLADADVIVIATPIYFYGISSQLKCIIDRLHNPIRNTFKVKELVLLAVCADTIPIVFDSVQTMYNSVLSYFSLRNAGVITVPGVSNKGDIIGNPALTEARKLGESF from the coding sequence ATGTCAAAAATTGTAGTGTTGATAGGCAGTCCACGAAAAAACGGTAATACCGCAATCCTTGCAAATTCATTTATTGATGGGGTCGATAAACAGAAAAACAGCGTTGAAGTAATTTCTGTAATAGGGAAAAAGGTCAATGGTTGCATTGGTTGCGATTTTTGCTACAAAGATAGTGAGCATAATTGCGTACAGAAAGATGACATGCAAGAAATCTATGAGAATCTTGCCGATGCCGATGTTATCGTAATAGCCACGCCGATTTATTTTTATGGAATCAGTTCCCAATTGAAGTGCATAATCGATCGCCTGCACAATCCCATACGTAATACTTTCAAAGTTAAAGAGCTAGTGCTATTAGCTGTTTGCGCGGATACGATACCGATCGTTTTTGACTCTGTACAAACCATGTATAATTCTGTCCTTAGCTATTTTTCTCTTAGGAATGCGGGAGTAATAACGGTTCCTGGGGTATCCAATAAGGGCGACATTATAGGTAATCCTGCTCTGACAGAGGCGCGTAAACTGGGTGAGAGCTTTTAG
- a CDS encoding IS3 family transposase: MNREFNGRAPLEVAVSDLTYVRVGGKWHYVCLIIDLYNREIIGYSAGPNKTAQLVYEAFARIRYGLDQISIFHTDRGSEFKNNVIDGVIETFNIKRSLSNKGCPYDNAVAESAFKVFKTEFANQYAFDRLDYLKLMLSDYVNWYNNIRIHSSLGYLTPDAYRKLAHKKSV, translated from the coding sequence GTGAACCGGGAATTTAATGGCCGGGCACCACTGGAAGTGGCTGTCAGTGATCTGACTTATGTTCGAGTGGGCGGAAAATGGCATTATGTCTGCCTGATTATCGATCTTTACAATCGGGAAATTATCGGATACAGCGCCGGGCCAAACAAAACCGCACAGCTGGTTTATGAAGCTTTTGCAAGGATCAGATATGGGTTGGATCAGATTTCAATTTTCCATACTGACCGGGGAAGTGAATTTAAAAATAATGTGATTGACGGTGTTATTGAAACCTTTAATATCAAACGTTCCTTGAGCAACAAAGGCTGCCCTTATGACAATGCTGTTGCTGAAAGCGCTTTTAAAGTCTTCAAGACAGAATTCGCTAACCAATACGCATTTGACAGATTGGATTATTTAAAGCTCATGCTTTCTGATTATGTCAACTGGTACAACAACATTCGAATACACTCGTCATTGGGGTATCTCACACCAGATGCCTATCGAAAATTAGCCCACAAAAAATCTGTCTAA
- a CDS encoding MATE family efflux transporter, whose amino-acid sequence MENNQGSQVQPSKEADIPPEKILHPKNPQNFLGTDGITKLILQYSIPSIIGLLVNALYNIVDQIFIGIGIGYLGIAAANVAQPLTTLSIAFALLFGVGGATNYSLFLGKGNTKRANQLAGNGIIFLILSGTVLGFGTLIFLKPTLYLLGATDLVMPYAIPYTALIAIGLPFLTFTHGACTYIRADGSPTYSMVVQLIGSVFNLIFDPVFLFACHMGILGIALATALSQILTAAISVHYLIKKRRLMSFGKKDMLPTTNCLKPISAIGFGVFINQIAGAAVLIVLNDVLRHYGAASTYGSEIPIAAAGVASKVFILYQAFTIGIVQGFQPVLAYNYGARLYDRVKQIYQVSLSLSSLFSIVTFLLCMIFPGQISSLFGTKNVAFYAFTTRFLRIYMLLTFANGIQPIVYNILNSIGKVKSGMIATLSRQILFAIPLLILLPALFGLEGALWAVPIADFLAAILSIILFAREMKEINKLILKSSENTASG is encoded by the coding sequence ATGGAGAATAATCAAGGAAGCCAAGTCCAACCTTCTAAAGAAGCCGATATTCCGCCTGAAAAAATTTTACATCCAAAAAACCCACAGAATTTTTTAGGAACGGATGGCATTACAAAGTTAATTTTACAATACTCCATTCCCTCTATTATCGGATTGCTGGTAAATGCTCTTTACAATATTGTCGATCAGATTTTTATTGGGATAGGCATCGGGTATTTAGGCATCGCCGCCGCCAATGTGGCGCAGCCATTAACAACTTTGAGTATAGCTTTTGCATTACTCTTTGGTGTCGGCGGAGCCACAAACTATAGCCTTTTTCTTGGCAAAGGGAATACTAAAAGGGCCAACCAGCTTGCAGGCAATGGAATAATTTTTCTTATCCTTTCCGGGACGGTACTGGGATTTGGAACCTTAATTTTTTTAAAACCTACGCTCTACCTGCTCGGCGCAACTGATCTTGTGATGCCTTATGCGATCCCTTATACCGCGCTTATAGCAATTGGGTTACCATTTTTGACATTTACCCACGGGGCTTGTACTTATATACGAGCGGATGGAAGTCCAACTTATTCAATGGTCGTTCAGCTGATTGGCTCCGTCTTTAATTTAATCTTTGATCCGGTTTTTTTGTTTGCCTGCCATATGGGCATATTGGGAATAGCGCTTGCGACCGCTTTGAGCCAGATATTGACGGCAGCAATCTCGGTGCATTATTTGATCAAAAAAAGGCGTTTAATGTCTTTTGGTAAAAAAGACATGTTGCCAACCACTAACTGTCTTAAACCAATCAGCGCAATCGGTTTTGGTGTTTTTATCAACCAAATTGCAGGTGCAGCCGTCCTGATTGTTCTGAATGACGTCCTGCGTCATTATGGTGCGGCAAGTACATACGGGAGCGAAATCCCAATTGCCGCTGCTGGCGTAGCTTCAAAAGTATTTATATTATACCAGGCGTTTACAATCGGTATCGTTCAGGGCTTCCAACCTGTTTTAGCCTATAACTATGGTGCGAGACTGTATGATAGAGTGAAGCAAATTTATCAAGTATCATTATCACTATCTTCGCTTTTTTCGATTGTAACTTTTTTGCTGTGCATGATATTTCCTGGGCAGATCAGTAGTTTATTTGGAACTAAAAATGTAGCCTTTTATGCTTTTACGACAAGATTTTTACGGATCTACATGTTACTTACATTTGCGAATGGAATCCAGCCGATCGTCTACAATATCCTCAACTCAATAGGCAAAGTGAAAAGCGGTATGATTGCAACGCTGTCCAGGCAGATTTTATTTGCAATTCCATTGCTCATCTTGTTGCCGGCGTTATTCGGCCTTGAAGGTGCTTTGTGGGCTGTCCCTATCGCTGACTTTTTGGCTGCAATACTATCCATAATATTATTTGCCCGTGAAATGAAGGAAATAAACAAACTTATCTTAAAGAGTAGCGAAAATACCGCCTCTGGCTGA
- a CDS encoding TetR/AcrR family transcriptional regulator → MYSKGKTKSPDKRKNILESAIRIFSEKGFDGASMDKIAEEAKVSKITIYKHFQNKETLFMAMVAEYLNENQNMKPITYSNEQSLETQLSAFIQAELFRVVDSRQRGLSKLLTSVYLYNPDLVKDTMQQHPFFKDFTTWLNEARSDGKLDYTSEFLTAQIFYGLIQGCLTWNALFTDGASLVQSDLIIKEIIATFLARYGTGNM, encoded by the coding sequence ATGTACAGCAAAGGTAAAACAAAATCACCAGATAAAAGGAAAAATATCTTAGAAAGTGCGATTCGTATTTTTAGCGAAAAGGGCTTTGATGGCGCTAGCATGGATAAAATTGCAGAAGAGGCAAAAGTGTCTAAAATTACGATCTATAAACATTTTCAGAATAAAGAAACTTTATTTATGGCTATGGTTGCAGAATACTTGAATGAAAATCAAAATATGAAGCCCATCACTTATTCCAACGAGCAATCGCTAGAAACGCAGCTATCCGCTTTTATACAGGCGGAACTTTTCAGAGTGGTGGATTCAAGGCAACGTGGACTATCAAAACTTTTAACGTCCGTCTATTTATATAATCCAGATTTAGTTAAGGACACCATGCAGCAACATCCATTTTTCAAGGACTTTACAACATGGCTTAATGAGGCCCGAAGTGATGGGAAGCTCGATTATACTTCGGAATTTTTAACGGCTCAAATTTTTTATGGTTTAATTCAGGGGTGCTTAACATGGAATGCCTTATTTACCGATGGTGCTTCTTTAGTGCAAAGTGATCTAATCATTAAGGAAATCATTGCGACATTCCTTGCGCGTTATGGCACTGGAAATATGTAA
- a CDS encoding IS3 family transposase, which translates to MKETCQIKHQLEAKGIVASRRRIGRIMRENGLV; encoded by the coding sequence ATAAAGGAGACCTGTCAAATCAAACATCAACTTGAAGCCAAAGGGATTGTTGCTTCCCGAAGACGGATTGGTCGCATTATGCGGGAGAATGGTCTGGTTTGA